A stretch of Coleofasciculaceae cyanobacterium DNA encodes these proteins:
- a CDS encoding DUF2267 domain-containing protein — translation MAEQTQEKNKAFLDKVIANSNLQTVNEAQTATKVVFRILRDLLPREEVDKLADELRGKEAPNADMEIKDLFKDTNPMVSFFSYISPIQQLNISKDTFMLRLNQEGAVRHDTEAEEVTKAVFSATKDEISSEQIENVAKCISDDEIRALWQQA, via the coding sequence ATGGCAGAACAAACACAAGAAAAAAACAAAGCATTTTTAGATAAAGTTATTGCTAATAGCAATTTACAAACAGTTAACGAAGCGCAGACAGCGACTAAAGTAGTATTTCGGATTCTGCGTGACTTGCTACCTAGAGAAGAAGTAGACAAGCTTGCTGATGAGTTGAGAGGAAAAGAAGCACCTAATGCGGATATGGAAATTAAGGACTTGTTTAAAGATACAAATCCGATGGTAAGTTTCTTTAGCTATATTAGTCCTATTCAACAGCTTAATATCTCTAAAGACACCTTTATGTTGAGACTAAATCAAGAAGGTGCGGTTAGACATGATACCGAAGCTGAAGAAGTGACTAAAGCAGTATTTAGCGCGACAAAAGATGAAATATCTTCAGAGCAAATAGAAAACGTGGCAAAATGCATTTCTGATGATGAAATACGTGCGCTATGGCAACAAGCTTAA
- a CDS encoding DUF29 family protein encodes MEEILELKDCLLNQQYDRAFAIVEELEAMGRQDKINNLESFLVILLIHLIKIQVEKRVTRSWKNSLSNSLLAIQKRNRLGNKSHYIKENNWDEHISNCQLEAIFGAAKEVFEGIDYQKLEKLVDFDKLIIISNELLALTYGNNPREIVEVIDSKFPINY; translated from the coding sequence ATGGAAGAAATACTGGAGTTAAAAGACTGTTTACTTAATCAACAATACGATCGCGCCTTTGCTATTGTAGAAGAATTAGAAGCGATGGGAAGACAAGATAAGATCAATAACTTGGAATCGTTTCTAGTCATTTTATTAATTCATTTGATTAAAATTCAGGTTGAGAAAAGAGTGACAAGAAGTTGGAAAAATTCTCTTAGTAATAGTCTTTTAGCAATTCAAAAACGCAATAGATTAGGTAATAAATCTCATTATATTAAAGAGAATAATTGGGATGAGCATATTTCAAATTGTCAGCTTGAAGCAATTTTCGGTGCTGCCAAAGAAGTTTTTGAAGGTATAGATTATCAGAAGCTAGAAAAGTTAGTTGATTTTGACAAGCTAATAATAATTAGTAATGAGTTGTTAGCTTTAACTTATGGTAATAATCCCAGAGAAATTGTTGAAGTGATTGATTCTAAGTTTCCTATTAACTATTAG
- a CDS encoding quinone-dependent dihydroorotate dehydrogenase: MLNFTKPFYPLMLSAVKGDPETAHRQMLKMLNNLELNRHSVWGSLAIKQLEKSFCVQETRLQQTLWGLDFNNPFGLAAGFDKDGTAAGIWSSFGFGFAELGAVTLHSQPGNPRPRMFRLPKDKAALNRMGANNLGAAVMADTLAQTWQRQPRQIPIGINLCKSKITSLEDAAADYVGSFKYLQNVADYFVINVSSPNTPGLRSLQAVEQLEPILLGLQTVNSQHKPILIKIAPDLEWQDIRDLLNLATDYNLSGVIATNTTIRRDGLNTKVLPETGRSIKDEAGGISGLPVKQRSTEVIRFIYQQTAGKLPIIGVGGIFNADDAWSKIIAGASILQVYTGWVYEGPWMVNNVLSGLLAKLDEQGLDSISEAVGLEHR, encoded by the coding sequence ATGCTCAATTTTACCAAGCCTTTTTATCCCCTGATGCTTTCAGCAGTGAAAGGCGATCCTGAGACTGCTCATCGTCAGATGCTCAAGATGCTGAATAATCTTGAATTAAATCGTCATTCTGTTTGGGGTAGTTTAGCAATTAAACAGTTAGAAAAGTCTTTTTGTGTTCAAGAGACTCGTTTGCAACAGACTCTTTGGGGATTAGATTTTAACAATCCTTTTGGTTTGGCAGCCGGGTTTGATAAAGACGGTACAGCAGCAGGAATATGGAGTAGTTTTGGGTTTGGTTTTGCCGAATTAGGTGCAGTTACTCTGCATTCTCAACCAGGAAACCCTCGCCCTCGAATGTTTCGCCTCCCTAAAGACAAAGCAGCACTTAATCGCATGGGTGCAAACAACTTGGGCGCAGCAGTGATGGCAGATACCCTGGCTCAAACTTGGCAACGACAACCTCGCCAGATTCCCATTGGTATTAATTTGTGCAAATCAAAGATCACCTCTTTAGAAGATGCAGCAGCAGATTATGTTGGCAGCTTTAAATACCTACAGAATGTAGCAGACTACTTTGTGATTAATGTTAGCTCACCTAATACCCCAGGATTGCGATCGCTCCAGGCTGTAGAACAATTAGAACCTATCTTATTAGGTTTACAGACAGTAAACTCCCAGCATAAACCTATTCTCATTAAAATAGCTCCCGATCTCGAATGGCAAGATATTAGGGATCTTCTTAACTTAGCGACTGACTATAATCTCTCAGGTGTTATTGCGACGAACACTACTATCCGCCGTGATGGTTTGAATACAAAAGTTCTGCCTGAAACAGGCAGAAGTATCAAAGATGAAGCTGGTGGAATTAGCGGGTTACCCGTAAAACAGCGATCGACTGAAGTGATTCGCTTTATTTACCAGCAAACAGCAGGAAAATTACCAATTATTGGCGTAGGCGGTATTTTTAACGCTGATGATGCTTGGTCAAAGATAATTGCTGGGGCGAGTATACTGCAAGTTTACACTGGATGGGTATATGAAGGTCCTTGGATGGTTAATAATGTGTTGTCGGGCTTGTTAGCTAAATTGGATGAGCAAGGTTTAGATAGTATTAGTGAAGCGGTTGGCTTAGAGCATCGATGA
- a CDS encoding valine--tRNA ligase, whose translation MTATDTNLSTQYDPKQTEAKWQQYWADKEVFKADPNHPGEPYCIVIPPPNVTGSLHMGHAFESTLIDTLIRYHRMIGRNTLWLPGTDHASIAVSTIVDRQIKAEGKSREDLGREEYLKRAWVWKEESGTTIINQLKSLGVSADWTRERFTMDEGLSQAVKTAFIQLYEEGLIYRGNYLVNWCPESLSAVSDLEAENQEVDGHLWHFRYPLTDGSGYLEVATTRPETMLGDTGVAVNPHDERYKDFIGKTITLPIVGREIPIIGDEFVDMSFGTGCVKVTPAHDPNDFEMGQRHNLLMINIMNKDGSLNENAGEFQGQDRFVARKNVVKKLDELGNLVKIEDYRHSVPYSDRGKVPIEPLLSTQWFVKIEPLSGKALASLDQENSPNYVPERWKKVYRDWLVKLKDWCISRQLWWGHQIPAWYVVSETGGEISDHTPFIVAYNEAEAETKAQEQYGDNIQLQQDPDVLDTWFSSGLWPFSTMGWPENTADLAKYYPTTTLVTGFDIIFFWVARMTMMAGHFTDKMPFDDVYIHGLVLDENGQKMSKSKNNGIDPLLMIDKYGADALRYTLITKVVGAGQNISFDYDRKKRESASVEASRNFANKLWNASRFVMMNLKGKTPQELGQPDTASLELVDRWLLSRFYQTVKQTQANIETYGLGEAAKGLYEFIWHDFCDWYIELVKSRLWQDETSKSRQVAQQTLGYVLEGILKLLHPFMPHITEEIWQTLTQTEGKQTLAIQTYPKVLEDLINPELETNFNLLFDTISTIRNLRAESVIKPGEKIKVILQTESQQESDLLKSAQSYIKDIAKVGELIIISTLAEDPGQVIAGVTGTVQVLIPLTGLVDVAALQSKLQKKLDKLETDIKSLTGRLNNPGFVNKAPTEVIQGAKDDLSEAEKQAQILRERLNRLK comes from the coding sequence ATGACCGCAACTGACACCAATCTCTCTACCCAATACGATCCCAAGCAAACCGAAGCCAAATGGCAGCAATACTGGGCGGACAAGGAAGTATTTAAAGCCGATCCTAATCATCCTGGTGAACCCTATTGTATTGTCATTCCCCCGCCAAATGTTACGGGTAGTTTGCATATGGGACACGCTTTTGAGAGTACGCTGATCGATACTTTGATTCGCTATCATCGGATGATTGGGCGTAATACGCTATGGCTACCTGGGACAGATCACGCTAGTATTGCCGTAAGTACTATTGTCGATAGGCAAATTAAGGCCGAAGGTAAAAGCCGAGAGGATTTAGGACGGGAAGAGTATTTAAAAAGGGCTTGGGTCTGGAAAGAAGAATCAGGCACGACGATTATTAATCAGTTAAAGAGTCTAGGGGTATCTGCTGACTGGACGCGGGAAAGATTTACCATGGACGAGGGTTTATCTCAGGCGGTCAAGACAGCCTTTATACAACTCTATGAGGAAGGTTTGATTTATCGCGGTAACTATTTGGTTAACTGGTGTCCCGAGTCTCTTTCGGCAGTATCAGATTTAGAAGCCGAAAATCAAGAGGTAGACGGTCATCTGTGGCACTTTCGTTATCCTTTGACTGATGGTAGTGGTTATTTGGAAGTGGCGACGACTCGTCCTGAGACGATGTTAGGAGACACAGGGGTTGCGGTAAATCCTCATGATGAAAGATACAAGGATTTTATTGGTAAAACTATTACCTTGCCCATAGTTGGACGAGAAATTCCCATCATTGGTGATGAATTTGTTGATATGTCGTTTGGGACAGGATGTGTTAAAGTAACCCCTGCGCACGATCCTAATGACTTTGAGATGGGACAACGGCATAATCTACTGATGATTAACATCATGAATAAAGATGGTAGTCTGAATGAGAATGCAGGAGAGTTTCAAGGACAGGATCGCTTTGTTGCCCGTAAGAATGTTGTTAAAAAACTGGATGAATTAGGTAATTTAGTTAAGATTGAAGATTATCGCCATAGCGTTCCTTACAGCGATCGCGGTAAAGTACCTATAGAACCTTTATTATCGACTCAGTGGTTTGTCAAAATCGAACCGCTATCAGGTAAAGCTTTAGCTTCTTTAGATCAGGAGAATTCGCCTAACTATGTCCCCGAACGATGGAAGAAAGTATATCGGGATTGGTTAGTCAAACTTAAAGATTGGTGCATTTCTCGTCAGCTATGGTGGGGACATCAAATTCCTGCTTGGTATGTGGTTTCGGAAACGGGGGGCGAGATTAGCGATCATACGCCTTTTATTGTGGCTTACAATGAGGCCGAAGCAGAAACTAAAGCCCAAGAGCAATATGGGGATAATATTCAACTACAACAAGATCCAGATGTTTTAGATACTTGGTTTTCTTCTGGTTTATGGCCGTTTTCTACTATGGGATGGCCCGAAAATACAGCGGATTTAGCGAAGTACTATCCGACTACGACTCTAGTTACAGGTTTTGATATTATCTTTTTCTGGGTAGCCCGCATGACCATGATGGCGGGACACTTTACTGATAAGATGCCCTTTGATGATGTTTATATTCACGGCTTGGTATTGGATGAAAACGGGCAAAAGATGTCCAAGTCAAAAAATAACGGGATCGATCCTCTATTGATGATCGATAAATACGGTGCTGATGCCTTGCGCTATACTCTGATTACTAAAGTTGTGGGTGCGGGACAAAATATCAGCTTTGATTATGACCGTAAAAAACGAGAATCAGCCTCCGTAGAGGCTTCCCGTAATTTCGCTAACAAGCTGTGGAATGCGTCGCGATTTGTCATGATGAATCTTAAGGGAAAAACTCCCCAGGAATTAGGACAGCCAGACACTGCATCTTTAGAATTGGTCGATCGATGGTTACTGTCTCGTTTTTATCAAACCGTTAAACAAACTCAAGCTAATATTGAAACTTATGGCTTAGGGGAAGCAGCTAAAGGTTTATATGAGTTTATTTGGCATGATTTCTGTGACTGGTATATTGAGCTAGTTAAAAGTCGTTTATGGCAAGATGAGACTTCTAAATCTCGTCAGGTAGCTCAACAAACATTAGGTTATGTCCTCGAAGGAATACTCAAGCTTTTGCATCCCTTTATGCCTCATATTACCGAAGAAATTTGGCAAACCTTAACTCAAACCGAAGGTAAGCAAACTTTGGCAATACAAACATATCCCAAAGTGCTGGAAGATTTAATCAATCCTGAGTTGGAAACAAATTTTAACTTACTTTTTGATACTATTAGCACTATTCGTAACTTACGTGCCGAGTCGGTAATTAAGCCAGGGGAAAAAATTAAGGTTATTCTGCAAACCGAAAGCCAACAAGAAAGTGATCTGCTCAAATCAGCCCAAAGCTATATTAAAGACATTGCCAAAGTAGGTGAGCTAATTATTATCTCTACTCTCGCCGAAGATCCAGGACAGGTAATTGCTGGGGTAACAGGAACAGTACAGGTTTTAATTCCCCTGACTGGTTTAGTTGATGTAGCTGCACTACAGAGTAAGTTACAGAAGAAATTAGACAAACTAGAAACAGACATTAAGTCTCTAACTGGACGTTTGAACAATCCTGGCTTTGTTAACAAAGCACCTACAGAAGTAATTCAGGGAGCAAAAGATGACTTAAGCGAAGCAGAAAAACAAGCACAAATATTACGGGAGCGTTTAAATCGTCTAAAGTAA
- a CDS encoding type II toxin-antitoxin system PrlF family antitoxin, producing the protein MTEILQAESTLTDRYQTTVPDIVRKALGLNKRDKIVYVINSDGTVTITRSEISEDDPILNKFLDFLAQDIEQNPQYIQPITPKTLERVQSLVADLDINLDAPLSDEDE; encoded by the coding sequence ATGACTGAAATACTGCAAGCAGAATCTACATTAACCGATAGATATCAAACCACTGTCCCAGATATAGTTAGAAAGGCTTTAGGTTTGAATAAGCGCGATAAAATTGTTTATGTCATTAACTCGGATGGAACGGTTACTATTACTCGCAGTGAAATTTCTGAAGACGATCCGATCTTGAATAAGTTTCTTGATTTTCTCGCCCAAGACATAGAGCAAAATCCGCAGTACATCCAACCCATTACACCAAAAACTCTAGAACGAGTTCAATCTTTAGTAGCCGATTTGGATATCAATTTAGATGCACCACTGTCTGATGAGGATGAATAA
- a CDS encoding type II toxin-antitoxin system YhaV family toxin: MSENQPLIINGWRIFAHSLFSSQLEELSIKVEGLRQKYPQDYQKKNATKRLAAINKLAFEIIPQDPTRKEYRQGNTLGKEYKHWFRAKFFQQYRLCFRYHHQQKIIVYAWVNDAKSKRAYESKTAAYRVFKRMLESGNPPNDWKMLLEQAKNITE, translated from the coding sequence TTGTCAGAAAATCAACCATTAATCATTAATGGATGGCGTATTTTTGCTCATTCATTGTTTAGCAGTCAGTTAGAAGAATTATCAATTAAAGTCGAAGGTTTACGCCAGAAATATCCTCAAGATTATCAAAAGAAGAATGCAACCAAAAGATTAGCAGCAATCAATAAACTGGCTTTTGAAATCATTCCTCAAGATCCAACCCGCAAAGAATATCGTCAAGGAAATACTCTTGGTAAGGAATACAAACATTGGTTTCGAGCCAAGTTTTTTCAGCAATATCGCTTATGTTTTCGCTATCATCATCAACAAAAAATTATTGTTTACGCTTGGGTAAACGATGCAAAATCCAAACGCGCTTATGAAAGTAAGACTGCTGCTTATCGAGTCTTTAAAAGGATGCTAGAAAGTGGCAATCCTCCTAATGATTGGAAAATGCTATTAGAACAAGCAAAAAATATAACTGAGTAG
- a CDS encoding ParA family protein: MVATTFNKISYDNIIKIWKKLPNDYSEKNLELNFVQPLLLSLNLEISQILDINLGAGAGLKPDRLIYPDFTKSPALVIEIKKRVSSLATVCNQDFIDECQKHQLYRDAIGYKNSPKENGIKQYLNKSNTNIDPNRLASYGLVFNGDFFQLWRRVDGLILPLTPIQRMTESTIPELMQQLEYCLYGKPKALVTAVWNRKGGVAKTTNTLNLASVLALEGKKVLLLDLDTQNDLTRALNLEPNNYSDYLESCFKKIHAGYLDDAKQILKDTIQTRNYSTTDKKNFSLSILPGNQKSQNKLRDNSTDYDRNLAIKLKQKLIELCAENYDYIFIDVSPANDYLTIATILSCDTFIILLDYSKKTLHHAVDLYQKDAVTIRQNRVKQNHLHIGPWNLGIVFSNCPPGVASDSQLEKYIQQELKNKRFTGYQCKTRLAIYAQTKLAEYKHLPVICWQNSPITKLYKQLADEIFLGHHFIDN; this comes from the coding sequence ATGGTAGCAACTACTTTTAATAAAATATCCTACGATAATATAATTAAAATTTGGAAAAAACTTCCAAATGACTATTCAGAAAAAAATCTAGAACTTAACTTTGTTCAACCATTACTTTTATCTTTAAATTTAGAAATTAGTCAAATATTAGATATTAATTTAGGTGCAGGAGCGGGATTAAAACCCGATAGACTAATTTATCCAGATTTTACTAAATCTCCAGCTTTAGTAATCGAAATAAAAAAACGTGTATCAAGTTTAGCAACTGTTTGCAATCAAGACTTTATTGATGAATGTCAAAAACATCAATTATATAGAGATGCTATAGGCTATAAAAATTCTCCAAAAGAAAATGGCATTAAACAATATTTAAATAAAAGCAACACTAATATCGACCCTAATCGTCTAGCTTCTTATGGACTAGTTTTCAATGGCGATTTTTTCCAACTTTGGCGACGAGTTGATGGTTTAATTTTGCCACTGACACCGATTCAAAGAATGACAGAATCAACTATTCCTGAATTAATGCAGCAATTAGAATATTGTTTATATGGTAAACCGAAAGCATTAGTTACTGCTGTTTGGAATCGTAAAGGAGGCGTAGCTAAAACCACCAATACGCTTAATTTAGCTTCAGTATTGGCATTAGAAGGCAAAAAAGTTTTATTGCTCGATTTAGATACACAAAATGATTTAACTAGAGCTTTAAATTTAGAGCCAAATAATTATTCAGACTATCTAGAATCGTGTTTTAAGAAAATTCACGCAGGTTATTTAGATGATGCAAAACAAATTCTTAAAGATACTATTCAAACTCGTAATTATTCTACTACAGATAAAAAAAACTTTTCTTTATCTATACTTCCAGGAAATCAAAAATCTCAAAATAAACTTAGAGATAACTCAACTGATTATGATCGAAATTTAGCCATTAAATTAAAACAAAAACTAATTGAATTATGTGCCGAAAATTATGACTATATTTTTATAGATGTATCACCTGCTAACGATTATTTGACAATTGCCACAATTCTTTCTTGTGATACTTTTATAATTCTTTTAGACTACAGTAAAAAGACATTACATCATGCTGTCGATCTATATCAAAAAGATGCTGTAACTATTAGACAAAATAGAGTTAAGCAAAATCACTTACATATTGGCCCTTGGAATTTGGGAATAGTATTTAGTAATTGTCCTCCTGGTGTCGCATCAGACTCTCAACTCGAAAAATATATTCAACAAGAACTAAAAAATAAACGATTTACAGGTTATCAATGTAAAACTAGATTAGCAATTTATGCTCAAACCAAATTAGCTGAATACAAACACTTACCTGTTATCTGTTGGCAAAATTCTCCAATCACTAAACTTTACAAACAGTTAGCAGATGAAATTTTTCTCGGTCATCATTTTATAGACAATTAG
- a CDS encoding type II toxin-antitoxin system HicB family antitoxin — protein sequence MSYKLNIIIEEDEDGFYAYCPELKGCQSQGDTLEEVQTNITEAVELYLETLSENEKQELLQKKVTTMTLEVSVA from the coding sequence ATGTCTTATAAATTAAATATCATCATTGAAGAAGATGAAGATGGTTTTTATGCTTATTGCCCAGAATTAAAAGGATGCCAAAGTCAGGGGGACACTCTAGAAGAAGTACAAACTAATATCACAGAAGCAGTCGAACTATACTTAGAAACTTTATCCGAGAATGAAAAACAAGAACTTCTCCAGAAAAAAGTAACCACCATGACTTTAGAAGTGTCTGTTGCCTAA
- a CDS encoding TIGR00303 family protein, giving the protein MIYVYSELQSGFSWLRQYRGANPSFACILGFTATGLIPGISAAGATPKDREYTAIADAEFLAKGVQAYYDHPLPILEAGVSPTFISRAVVEALELPTYIFNAGLPHQPTVETIDLGGVAAACVSSGKAMPIAKVLHLFNQGLKWGEKLAYTADYLIIGECVVGGTTTALALLTALGIKAKGMVNSSHPSCNHAQKWSVVQAGLLNAGSLKQFQDPLAAVAAVGDPMQIVSAGMAIAASRHVGVMLAGGTQMLAVYALIEAITLYHNVSAQLAQIVVGTTRWVAEDPTGNTVALAKVVGGVPLLATGLNFATSRYPSFRAYSSGYVKEGVGAGGCAIATQLKQNWTSTQLLTVVETLFARYRSLRMNSIGQ; this is encoded by the coding sequence ATGATTTACGTTTATAGTGAGCTACAGTCAGGGTTTAGTTGGTTAAGGCAGTATAGAGGTGCTAATCCTAGTTTTGCCTGTATTCTGGGGTTTACTGCCACAGGATTAATTCCAGGCATTTCCGCAGCAGGAGCAACGCCAAAAGATCGAGAATACACAGCGATCGCTGATGCCGAATTTTTAGCTAAAGGAGTACAGGCTTATTACGATCATCCCCTACCAATTCTTGAAGCGGGAGTCTCTCCTACCTTTATTTCTCGCGCTGTAGTTGAAGCATTAGAGCTGCCAACTTATATTTTTAATGCAGGTTTACCTCATCAGCCAACTGTAGAGACGATCGATCTAGGAGGAGTTGCAGCTGCTTGTGTTTCGTCAGGTAAGGCAATGCCGATCGCCAAAGTGCTGCATTTATTTAACCAAGGCTTAAAATGGGGCGAAAAGTTAGCCTACACGGCTGATTATTTAATTATTGGAGAATGCGTCGTCGGTGGGACAACTACAGCTCTAGCTCTTTTAACAGCACTAGGGATTAAGGCAAAAGGAATGGTAAATAGCAGTCATCCCAGCTGTAATCATGCTCAAAAATGGTCTGTGGTTCAAGCTGGCTTATTAAATGCTGGCTCACTAAAACAATTTCAAGATCCTTTGGCGGCGGTAGCAGCAGTAGGCGATCCGATGCAAATTGTGAGTGCAGGGATGGCGATCGCTGCTAGCCGCCATGTGGGTGTAATGTTAGCAGGAGGGACACAAATGTTGGCAGTATATGCCTTAATTGAAGCGATCACACTTTACCACAACGTCTCGGCTCAGCTAGCTCAAATTGTAGTCGGGACAACTCGTTGGGTAGCAGAAGATCCCACAGGTAATACTGTAGCTTTAGCAAAAGTTGTGGGTGGAGTCCCTCTGTTGGCTACTGGTTTGAATTTTGCCACTTCACGATATCCTAGCTTTCGTGCTTATTCGTCAGGATATGTTAAAGAAGGTGTCGGTGCAGGAGGCTGCGCGATCGCAACTCAGCTTAAACAAAATTGGACTTCCACTCAATTGCTCACTGTTGTTGAAACTTTATTTGCTCGTTATCGTAGTTTAAGAATGAATTCTATAGGTCAATAG
- a CDS encoding extracellular solute-binding protein: MNYHLSRRRFLKAITATALTQMLLGCDNAETISQILFLESSVPSQLIGNFHKIVNGQKKVNFKPQSQLGQIFDLLLNLQQNKKSDQKTKSLFDKILNKSVVNPDLTTLGDIWLSSAIKQNLIQPLSVKDLVSWQKLPTRWQQLVRRNNQGKLATDGQIYGAPYRWGSTVIAYQSDKLDELGITVSDWQDLWQPELRDRISLLDSPREVIGLTLKKLGRSYNTENLDFVPDLETELLALHKQAKLYSSEHYLEPLILGDTWVAVGWSTDILPLLKRYPEIKLIVPKSGTSLWADLWVKPQIPQASLMSDSQQASTVVEKWIDYCWQPQAAKQISLFTNGISPVLSSLKPEEIPEDLKDNLYFNSAVLNSDKSEFLLPLEPATEQQYQDLWVKIRQS; this comes from the coding sequence ATGAATTACCATTTATCTCGTCGTCGTTTTCTTAAAGCTATTACTGCTACAGCTTTGACTCAAATGCTGTTAGGCTGTGATAACGCTGAAACAATTTCACAAATACTATTCTTAGAAAGTTCTGTCCCGTCACAGCTAATTGGAAACTTTCATAAAATAGTTAACGGACAAAAAAAGGTTAATTTCAAACCTCAAAGCCAGTTAGGACAAATCTTTGATTTACTACTAAATTTACAGCAAAACAAAAAGTCAGATCAAAAGACAAAGAGTTTATTTGATAAAATCTTGAATAAATCGGTAGTTAATCCTGATTTGACTACCTTAGGTGACATCTGGTTATCATCTGCCATCAAGCAAAATTTAATTCAACCTTTATCAGTAAAGGACTTAGTTAGCTGGCAAAAATTACCTACTCGATGGCAACAATTGGTCAGGCGTAATAATCAGGGAAAATTAGCCACTGACGGGCAAATATATGGCGCGCCTTATCGTTGGGGAAGTACAGTAATTGCTTACCAAAGCGATAAGTTAGACGAATTAGGTATAACTGTGAGCGACTGGCAAGATCTGTGGCAACCAGAATTGCGCGATCGCATTTCTCTACTAGATTCTCCTAGAGAAGTTATCGGTCTGACTTTGAAAAAATTAGGACGCTCTTACAATACTGAGAATTTAGATTTTGTCCCAGATCTTGAAACAGAGTTATTAGCCTTACACAAACAGGCGAAGTTATACAGTTCGGAACACTACCTAGAACCTCTGATTTTAGGAGATACTTGGGTTGCTGTGGGCTGGTCAACAGATATATTACCCTTACTCAAACGCTACCCTGAGATCAAATTGATCGTTCCTAAGTCGGGAACATCTTTGTGGGCAGATCTTTGGGTTAAACCGCAAATACCGCAAGCATCATTGATGAGCGATAGTCAACAAGCTTCAACTGTAGTTGAAAAATGGATCGACTATTGCTGGCAACCTCAAGCAGCTAAACAAATATCTCTATTTACCAACGGAATTTCGCCAGTTTTATCTTCTTTAAAGCCAGAAGAGATACCCGAAGATCTCAAAGACAATCTTTATTTTAATTCAGCAGTCTTAAATTCTGACAAGAGCGAATTTCTCTTACCTCTTGAACCAGCAACAGAACAGCAATATCAAGATTTGTGGGTGAAGATTCGACAGTCGTAA